A window of the Radiobacillus deserti genome harbors these coding sequences:
- a CDS encoding alpha/beta fold hydrolase, with protein MQPNIQEHSAKIGTHTMFYRKAGSGSQTVVLMHGIPTNSFLWIEVIPRLAERFTVIAPDMIGYGKSSRASHEELTLPKQADHVRLLLDQLGVHEAHFIGHDLGSGVTQIFATKNPERVSSFVIIDGVAFSNWPLPKVVSLRYPTAPEFEPSPLFIERMMREGLLHQEQLTPELLKAMVEPFQTPSGPSELKEASLALEHHQTEEIVPQLKELTMPATILFGQYDRYLPPYWGLRLSETIPNATFKVLPDCSHYSMIDNPMVVVEEFMLHLEKAATVSV; from the coding sequence ATGCAGCCAAATATTCAAGAGCATTCAGCAAAAATAGGTACCCATACGATGTTTTACCGAAAAGCTGGAAGTGGAAGTCAAACCGTTGTATTAATGCATGGAATCCCTACGAATTCATTTCTTTGGATCGAAGTAATTCCGAGGTTAGCAGAACGTTTTACGGTTATTGCTCCGGATATGATTGGATACGGAAAATCAAGTCGAGCATCTCATGAGGAGTTGACCCTCCCTAAACAAGCGGATCATGTTCGATTATTATTAGATCAGCTTGGAGTACATGAAGCTCATTTTATTGGACATGATCTTGGCTCAGGTGTGACTCAAATTTTTGCAACAAAGAACCCTGAACGGGTAAGTAGCTTTGTCATTATAGATGGTGTGGCCTTTAGTAACTGGCCGCTACCAAAAGTAGTATCATTACGCTACCCTACAGCTCCAGAATTTGAACCTTCTCCACTATTTATTGAAAGGATGATGCGAGAAGGATTACTTCATCAGGAGCAATTGACTCCAGAGCTGTTAAAAGCTATGGTAGAGCCTTTCCAGACTCCTTCTGGGCCAAGTGAATTGAAGGAGGCTTCTCTAGCCTTGGAACATCATCAAACAGAAGAAATTGTTCCTCAGCTAAAAGAGTTGACCATGCCAGCGACTATCTTGTTTGGTCAATATGATCGATACCTCCCGCCGTATTGGGGATTGCGATTAAGTGAAACAATCCCTAATGCAACATTTAAGGTATTACCTGATTGTAGTCACTACTCCATGATTGATAATCCGATGGTAGTAGTAGAAGAATTTATGCTTCACTTAGAAAAAGCCGCGACTGTATCTGTGTGA
- a CDS encoding C45 family autoproteolytic acyltransferase/hydolase, with protein sequence MNKEIVVPVVKLIGSYEEMGYAQANPSQWGLFAGQFDWYQRNAPPCDASEVKRQLMKHAPFLLQEITELANALEISMNLALQIFSGYNVSFPEMGCTAFMQNSIYGRNYDFSPDIYDGRLVIAKPEKGFASIGFSQHLTGRLDGMNEKGLVVGLHYVNNTPKGDGFSATAIVRMVLEQCADLEQAVQFLKHVPHRFCYNFSILDQHGHASVVEATPSGISVRAGNNLACTNHFLSKELKGSNRKNTERSQKRLDVLNKVNDLDSGEVYTLLNHHDSPLFFREYDRYFGTLHTVVYNPKELTALVGIGEDAIPTAIDILDKDVPALIGKLIYE encoded by the coding sequence ATGAATAAAGAGATTGTTGTCCCAGTTGTGAAGCTAATAGGTAGCTATGAAGAGATGGGCTATGCACAGGCGAACCCATCGCAGTGGGGCTTATTTGCAGGTCAATTTGATTGGTATCAAAGGAACGCTCCTCCGTGTGACGCATCTGAAGTGAAGAGGCAGTTAATGAAGCATGCCCCTTTTTTGTTACAAGAGATTACGGAATTGGCGAATGCCTTGGAAATTAGTATGAACCTGGCACTGCAGATATTTAGTGGCTATAATGTATCTTTTCCTGAAATGGGCTGTACAGCTTTTATGCAAAATAGTATATATGGAAGAAATTATGACTTTAGCCCCGATATATACGATGGAAGGCTAGTGATTGCTAAGCCAGAAAAAGGATTTGCTAGCATTGGCTTCAGTCAGCACTTAACAGGTCGACTGGATGGAATGAATGAAAAGGGACTAGTAGTTGGGCTCCACTATGTTAATAATACGCCCAAAGGGGATGGGTTTTCAGCAACAGCAATAGTCAGAATGGTTCTGGAGCAATGTGCAGATTTAGAGCAAGCAGTTCAATTTTTGAAACATGTTCCACACCGATTTTGCTATAACTTTTCAATTTTAGATCAGCATGGTCATGCAAGTGTCGTGGAGGCGACTCCGAGTGGTATTTCAGTTCGAGCAGGGAATAACCTAGCTTGTACGAATCATTTTTTGTCTAAGGAATTAAAAGGCTCGAATCGGAAAAATACAGAGCGATCTCAAAAGCGATTAGACGTGTTAAATAAGGTAAACGACCTCGATTCAGGTGAAGTCTACACCCTGTTAAACCATCATGATTCTCCGCTTTTTTTCAGAGAATACGACCGCTATTTTGGAACTCTTCATACCGTAGTTTATAATCCGAAAGAATTAACAGCGCTGGTAGGCATTGGGGAGGATGCAATCCCTACAGCTATTGATATACTCGATAAAGATGTGCCAGCGTTAATAGGAAAATTAATTTACGAATAG
- a CDS encoding helix-turn-helix domain-containing protein codes for MSSIMSIQAFAKRTGISKTALRYYEQKNLLTPKRGKENLYRYYEEHQVKLAKWIASLRTANVPINEIQAYLTTNPKEQRDLIKKWERELLKKRKILDVGIKYLQSTKEEQEFYLAKIPAQTIIWFKEEAKIGRFKHAFKKRQKQLNIYGYEVDNAYLAYLSGEDIIQVKVGFTLRSSSLYHLPEDSFVEKKPAQHCVVHPFKKPIADIQEGYEEMMQYVLRNKWYPAGPIYEWYHGEGWTDLDIVMPVFEMKEEEEQNE; via the coding sequence ATGTCATCAATCATGTCTATTCAAGCATTTGCAAAGCGAACAGGAATATCCAAGACTGCACTACGATACTATGAACAAAAAAACCTTCTCACGCCAAAAAGGGGGAAAGAGAACCTCTATCGATATTATGAAGAACACCAAGTTAAATTAGCGAAGTGGATTGCTAGCCTACGAACTGCTAATGTTCCCATCAACGAGATTCAAGCCTATTTAACTACTAATCCAAAAGAGCAAAGAGACTTGATTAAAAAGTGGGAAAGAGAGTTACTAAAGAAAAGGAAAATATTGGATGTAGGTATTAAATATTTGCAGAGTACTAAAGAGGAGCAGGAATTTTATCTCGCAAAGATACCTGCTCAAACTATTATTTGGTTTAAAGAAGAAGCAAAGATTGGTCGCTTTAAGCATGCTTTTAAAAAGCGGCAAAAACAACTAAATATTTATGGGTATGAAGTTGATAACGCGTATCTAGCTTACCTTTCTGGAGAAGATATCATCCAAGTTAAAGTAGGGTTTACTTTGCGCTCATCCAGTCTTTATCATTTACCAGAAGACTCATTTGTTGAAAAAAAACCAGCACAACATTGTGTCGTCCATCCCTTTAAGAAACCGATAGCTGACATACAAGAGGGGTATGAGGAAATGATGCAATATGTGCTCCGTAACAAGTGGTATCCCGCTGGCCCTATTTACGAATGGTACCACGGAGAAGGATGGACAGATTTGGACATTGTGATGCCAGTTTTTGAAATGAAAGAAGAGGAGGAACAAAATGAATAA
- a CDS encoding beta-glucoside-specific PTS transporter subunit IIABC, with the protein MKYEQLAKDIIENVGGKENVNSVVHCITRLRFKLKDESKANTDVLKNMDGVVTVMKSGGQYQVVIGNHVPDVYKDVVEVGGFANQAASTEEANDESQSAFNKFIDIISSIFTPVLGVLAATGMIKGFNALFLATGLLEDTSGTYQILNAVGDSLFYFFPIFLGYTAIKKFGGSPFIGMAIGGALVYPTLTQITAGEPLYTLFADTMFQSPVYIEFLGIPVILMTYSSSVIPIILATFFAVKVENFFKKTIPDVVKTFLVPFATLLVVVPITFIVIGPIATWAGSLLGSATLWIYHLSPIIAGLFLGAFWQVFVIFGLHWGLVPVAINNLTTQGADPILATVFAASFAQTGAVLGVWLKTRDKKLKSLSIPAFISGIFGVTEPAIYGITLPKKRPFIISCIVAGLGGAAIGLFGTQNYMIGGLGIFGIPSAIGPEGLNAPFWGMIVSIIAATILGFVLTYLFGLGNEKEDQEPKETVKKKSPKSTVNGSDTVVSPLTGQVQNLSNIKDELFASRALGKGVAIEPTEGKLAAPVAGTVSALFPTKHAIGITTENGAEILIHVGMDTVQLEGEFFTAHVAKGDQVEKGQLLLEFDIEGIQSAGYLVTTPIIVTNSDQFDMDVLEEERSIVAGEPILHVNQSNHVETEGNVYPLPS; encoded by the coding sequence ATGAAATATGAGCAATTGGCTAAAGACATTATCGAAAATGTTGGTGGAAAAGAAAACGTTAACAGTGTTGTCCATTGTATTACTCGCTTGCGCTTTAAATTAAAAGACGAAAGCAAAGCAAACACAGACGTGTTGAAAAACATGGATGGCGTCGTAACTGTAATGAAAAGTGGTGGCCAATATCAAGTCGTTATCGGAAACCACGTTCCAGATGTATATAAAGATGTAGTAGAGGTTGGAGGGTTTGCTAACCAAGCAGCGTCTACTGAAGAAGCAAATGATGAAAGTCAAAGCGCATTTAACAAGTTTATTGATATTATTTCTAGCATTTTCACACCAGTACTAGGCGTATTAGCTGCAACAGGGATGATTAAAGGGTTTAACGCGTTATTTCTAGCAACTGGATTGCTAGAAGATACTTCCGGCACGTATCAAATCTTAAACGCAGTTGGGGATTCATTATTTTACTTTTTCCCAATCTTCCTAGGCTACACAGCAATTAAGAAATTCGGAGGAAGCCCATTTATTGGGATGGCCATTGGGGGAGCATTAGTTTACCCGACATTAACACAAATCACTGCAGGTGAACCGCTTTATACTTTGTTTGCAGATACGATGTTCCAATCACCAGTATATATTGAATTCTTAGGAATACCGGTCATTTTAATGACCTACTCATCATCCGTAATTCCGATTATCTTGGCAACATTCTTTGCAGTAAAAGTAGAGAACTTCTTTAAGAAAACGATTCCAGATGTCGTAAAAACATTCTTAGTACCATTTGCAACGTTATTAGTAGTTGTCCCAATCACGTTTATCGTAATCGGACCGATCGCTACTTGGGCAGGATCTTTACTAGGATCCGCTACATTGTGGATCTATCACTTAAGCCCTATTATTGCAGGATTGTTCCTAGGAGCTTTCTGGCAAGTTTTCGTAATCTTTGGTTTACACTGGGGTCTTGTTCCAGTTGCTATTAACAACCTTACAACACAAGGTGCAGATCCAATTCTGGCAACCGTATTTGCAGCATCTTTTGCACAAACAGGTGCAGTACTTGGCGTATGGCTAAAAACTAGAGATAAAAAGTTGAAGTCATTAAGTATCCCAGCATTTATCTCAGGTATTTTTGGAGTTACAGAACCAGCGATTTACGGTATTACATTACCGAAAAAACGTCCGTTCATCATTAGCTGTATCGTGGCAGGTCTTGGTGGTGCGGCAATCGGACTATTCGGGACACAAAATTACATGATCGGTGGACTTGGAATTTTCGGAATTCCATCTGCTATCGGTCCAGAAGGTCTTAACGCTCCATTCTGGGGTATGATTGTATCGATTATCGCAGCAACTATTCTAGGTTTTGTACTAACATACCTTTTTGGTTTGGGGAATGAAAAAGAAGACCAAGAACCGAAAGAAACAGTAAAAAAAAAGTCTCCTAAAAGCACAGTAAACGGTTCTGATACAGTAGTGAGTCCATTAACTGGTCAAGTTCAAAACCTTTCCAACATAAAAGATGAGTTGTTTGCATCAAGAGCACTAGGGAAAGGCGTTGCCATCGAACCAACAGAAGGAAAGCTAGCAGCACCAGTTGCCGGTACCGTATCTGCTTTGTTCCCTACGAAGCATGCGATTGGAATCACAACGGAAAACGGAGCGGAAATCCTTATCCATGTTGGGATGGACACGGTTCAATTAGAAGGGGAATTCTTTACAGCTCACGTAGCAAAAGGCGATCAAGTAGAGAAAGGGCAGCTTCTTCTGGAATTTGATATCGAGGGTATTCAGTCAGCAGGATACTTGGTTACAACACCAATTATTGTAACGAACTCAGATCAATTTGATATGGACGTTTTGGAGGAAGAAAGAAGTATTGTGGCAGGTGAACCAATACTACATGTAAACCAAAGCAACCATGTTGAGACAGAAGGTAATGTTTATCCATTACCATCGTAA
- a CDS encoding transposase, whose protein sequence is MGRKKREWQPNYFYHIVCRGNRRDALFLSDQDYISFFRILNNVYERRPFELACYCLLTNHFHLLLRSKEQPISSVMSVINKKYASYFNTKYNVTGHVFEERFYDSIVPDPLAILDVSSYIHLNPLFAGLVRNPAEYPWCSYGYFANKRMKQNQSPSPFLTLETILTPFPGNLNQKKRLYRNHVMEFHRLKTEREEKKITKKQN, encoded by the coding sequence ATGGGAAGGAAAAAACGAGAATGGCAACCCAACTATTTCTATCACATTGTTTGCAGGGGGAACAGAAGGGATGCGTTATTTCTCTCCGATCAGGATTACATATCCTTTTTTCGCATCCTTAATAATGTCTATGAACGGCGACCATTCGAGTTAGCCTGTTACTGTTTATTAACAAACCACTTTCACCTCCTACTTCGTTCGAAGGAGCAGCCTATTTCAAGCGTCATGTCGGTTATCAATAAAAAATACGCCTCCTATTTCAATACGAAATACAATGTGACTGGACATGTTTTCGAGGAAAGATTTTATGACAGTATCGTACCAGATCCACTTGCAATACTAGACGTCAGCTCTTACATTCACCTCAATCCACTTTTTGCTGGTTTAGTGCGAAATCCAGCTGAATATCCTTGGTGCAGCTATGGATACTTTGCGAACAAACGTATGAAACAAAATCAATCTCCCTCTCCCTTCTTAACCTTAGAAACCATACTCACTCCATTCCCAGGGAACCTGAACCAGAAAAAACGTTTATATCGTAACCATGTGATGGAATTTCATCGTTTAAAAACTGAGCGTGAGGAGAAGAAGATTACAAAAAAACAAAACTAG
- a CDS encoding methylated-DNA--[protein]-cysteine S-methyltransferase: protein MSKPYKVDLQSPIGILEITGTEEAVHTIHFSDRKEIQNEKINGRFGAVELACEQLEQYFQGERLYFEFPYELKGTEFQKKVWKALVEIPYGSTGSYKDIALHIGNEKAVRAVGSANGKNQIPIAIPCHRIIGANGTLTGYAGELWRKEWLLTHEKKIKKQSTI, encoded by the coding sequence ATGAGTAAGCCGTACAAAGTAGACTTACAATCTCCTATTGGGATATTGGAGATTACGGGAACAGAAGAAGCGGTACATACTATCCATTTTTCAGATAGAAAAGAAATACAGAACGAGAAGATAAATGGTAGATTTGGAGCGGTAGAATTAGCTTGCGAGCAGCTTGAACAATATTTTCAGGGAGAACGACTATATTTCGAATTTCCTTACGAATTAAAAGGGACGGAATTTCAAAAGAAAGTATGGAAGGCTTTAGTGGAGATTCCTTATGGGTCGACAGGCTCCTATAAGGATATTGCATTACATATAGGAAATGAAAAAGCGGTACGAGCCGTTGGTAGTGCTAATGGTAAAAACCAAATCCCAATAGCCATTCCGTGTCACCGAATTATTGGGGCAAATGGAACACTCACTGGTTATGCGGGAGAATTGTGGAGAAAAGAGTGGCTTTTGACCCATGAAAAGAAGATAAAAAAGCAAAGTACCATTTAA
- a CDS encoding DNA-3-methyladenine glycosylase family protein, with protein MEWYDYETYIEIIPPNLFSFKECVRFLSRSDSEILHRVKDNSVWKLVQIENEKLLLKVSCPENDVMVEIVNKKTSSSERKKVAEYVWDWLGFNQSLEKFYRIGSNDIVLQPIIPLYKGLRIISIPDLFEAMTWAIIGQQINLAFAYTLKKRFVESYGAFLSIEKETYWIFPSASVVASLNVEDLTKLQFSARKAEYVIGVARAIEKGELSKGSLVDMQEYKSLRAALVSFRGVGTWTADYVMMRCLQHPSAFPIADVGLHNALKKRFNLSQKPSIQEIEEWSKPWEGFEAFATFYLWRYLDE; from the coding sequence GTGGAGTGGTATGATTACGAAACATATATAGAGATAATTCCTCCTAATTTATTTAGTTTTAAAGAGTGTGTACGGTTTTTAAGTCGCTCAGACTCGGAGATCTTGCATCGTGTCAAAGACAATAGTGTATGGAAACTTGTTCAAATAGAGAACGAGAAGCTCTTGTTAAAAGTGAGTTGTCCAGAAAATGATGTAATGGTGGAAATAGTAAATAAGAAGACAAGCTCTTCGGAGCGTAAGAAGGTTGCGGAATATGTGTGGGATTGGCTTGGATTCAACCAGAGTCTCGAAAAATTTTATCGAATAGGTAGCAATGATATCGTGCTTCAGCCGATCATTCCTTTGTATAAAGGGTTAAGAATCATTTCAATTCCTGATTTATTTGAAGCGATGACTTGGGCTATAATTGGACAACAAATTAACCTAGCCTTTGCATACACGTTAAAAAAACGCTTTGTTGAGTCATACGGAGCTTTTCTTTCAATTGAAAAGGAAACATATTGGATATTTCCTTCGGCTTCTGTAGTCGCCAGCTTAAACGTGGAGGATCTTACAAAGCTACAATTTAGTGCTAGAAAAGCGGAATATGTTATTGGTGTAGCTCGAGCTATAGAAAAAGGGGAGCTAAGTAAAGGCTCTCTTGTAGACATGCAGGAATATAAAAGCTTACGCGCTGCTTTAGTCTCTTTTAGAGGAGTAGGTACATGGACTGCAGACTATGTGATGATGCGATGTCTACAACACCCTTCCGCATTTCCGATAGCTGATGTAGGGCTTCATAATGCATTGAAGAAGCGGTTTAACTTAAGTCAAAAACCTTCTATACAAGAGATTGAAGAATGGTCTAAACCTTGGGAAGGCTTTGAGGCGTTTGCTACTTTTTATTTATGGAGGTATTTAGATGAGTAA
- a CDS encoding bifunctional transcriptional activator/DNA repair enzyme AdaA, producing the protein MSNATWSFEEMWNIFLKGNRTYDGLFYVAVKTTKIYCRPSCKSRKPKKQNVAFYLNRKEVERAGYRACKRCQPEVDRSPQEKIVQQAVLYLMNHMNETVTLEKVAEHVGVSPFHLERIFKQEMCTTPRTYLEKMRIEKAIHLLEHTSKTNLDICYEVGFNSPSSFYKVFKKRVSLSPHAYRRMEINRSE; encoded by the coding sequence TTGTCCAATGCTACATGGTCATTTGAAGAGATGTGGAACATATTCTTGAAAGGTAACCGGACCTATGATGGATTATTTTATGTGGCTGTAAAAACTACGAAGATATACTGTCGTCCTTCTTGTAAGTCAAGAAAACCAAAGAAGCAAAATGTGGCATTCTATTTAAATCGGAAAGAAGTAGAGCGAGCTGGTTATCGCGCATGTAAAAGGTGTCAGCCTGAGGTGGATAGATCTCCACAAGAGAAAATAGTGCAGCAAGCGGTCCTATATTTAATGAACCATATGAACGAAACTGTTACGTTAGAAAAGGTAGCTGAGCACGTAGGAGTAAGTCCCTTTCATTTGGAACGAATTTTCAAACAAGAAATGTGCACTACACCGCGAACTTATTTAGAAAAGATGCGAATTGAGAAAGCCATCCATTTACTGGAACATACATCAAAAACCAATCTCGATATTTGCTACGAAGTAGGTTTTAATAGTCCTTCTAGCTTTTATAAAGTGTTTAAAAAAAGGGTAAGTTTATCCCCGCACGCATACCGGAGAATGGAGATTAATAGGAGTGAATGA
- a CDS encoding GrpB family protein: MRKVVVLPYQDKWKKLFEKEATKLQQIFRGELLDIHHIGSTSVQGLKAKPIIDIMPIVKDISCIDAYKDAMEALGYELKGENGIEGRRYFQKGGDQRTHHVHMYQEGSPEITRHLVFRDYLRSFPEEAKAYGDLKEKLAKQFPYQIDSYIQGKEPFVTNLEKKALAWYREEQKHKEYVWYASYGSNMNKERFLCYIQGGTPKGATRDNPGCRDQSLPVKEQSYVMKHELFFAKEAGRWQGKGVAFIDPAKNEQSHTYSYMYMITKEQFLDVVAQENSVSHVDLDIEKVIEKGNEVFRESWYGNVLYLGEADGVPIFTFTSPNELLEEELNPPSIEYVRTIMHGLKGEVGLTDDEIVSYLLETHGIKGFMSREQLIQCLGM; the protein is encoded by the coding sequence ATGAGAAAAGTAGTTGTACTCCCCTATCAAGATAAATGGAAAAAGCTTTTTGAAAAAGAAGCAACAAAGCTGCAGCAAATTTTTCGAGGAGAGTTATTGGACATTCATCACATTGGTAGTACCTCTGTTCAAGGGTTAAAAGCAAAGCCTATTATCGACATCATGCCGATTGTAAAGGATATATCGTGTATAGATGCTTACAAGGATGCGATGGAAGCACTGGGATATGAACTAAAGGGAGAAAATGGCATAGAGGGAAGAAGATATTTTCAAAAAGGTGGAGATCAACGAACTCATCACGTCCATATGTATCAGGAGGGTAGTCCAGAAATTACTCGTCACCTCGTATTTCGGGATTATTTGCGGTCGTTTCCAGAAGAAGCTAAGGCATATGGAGACTTAAAAGAAAAATTGGCAAAGCAATTTCCTTATCAAATAGATTCCTATATTCAGGGGAAGGAACCATTTGTTACGAACTTAGAAAAGAAAGCATTAGCCTGGTATAGGGAGGAGCAGAAGCATAAGGAATATGTGTGGTATGCCTCTTACGGTTCAAATATGAACAAAGAGCGGTTTCTTTGCTATATCCAGGGCGGAACACCAAAAGGTGCAACAAGGGACAATCCAGGATGTAGAGATCAGTCACTTCCTGTTAAAGAACAGTCATATGTAATGAAGCATGAGTTATTTTTTGCGAAGGAAGCGGGGCGGTGGCAAGGAAAGGGAGTTGCTTTTATTGACCCTGCTAAAAATGAGCAATCTCATACATATAGCTATATGTATATGATAACGAAAGAGCAGTTCTTGGATGTCGTTGCACAAGAAAACAGCGTTTCTCATGTAGATCTGGATATAGAGAAAGTCATAGAAAAGGGGAACGAAGTCTTTCGCGAATCATGGTACGGGAATGTGCTTTATTTAGGTGAAGCAGATGGAGTACCTATCTTCACGTTTACTAGCCCAAATGAATTGTTAGAGGAGGAATTAAATCCACCTTCTATAGAATATGTACGGACGATTATGCATGGGTTAAAAGGGGAGGTAGGCCTAACGGATGACGAAATTGTAAGCTACTTGCTAGAAACTCATGGTATCAAAGGATTTATGTCGAGGGAGCAATTGATACAGTGTTTGGGGATGTAA
- a CDS encoding PaaI family thioesterase, which yields MVKTTSFDWDHYISELVKDADKTFWGFLGCEMIELSQKQVVISLDVKDHHLNLLHILHGGVHASMLDNAMGLVTMAARPQESTVTTNLNIHFMSQIKKQHITVYADIIHESKTMLTTQGRIEDEHGKVCTIGTGSFRVIK from the coding sequence ATGGTGAAGACAACCTCCTTTGATTGGGATCACTACATTTCAGAGCTAGTAAAGGATGCGGATAAAACATTTTGGGGGTTTTTAGGCTGTGAAATGATTGAGCTTAGTCAGAAGCAAGTCGTCATCTCCTTAGATGTGAAAGACCACCACCTTAATTTACTGCACATTTTGCATGGAGGCGTTCATGCCAGCATGCTAGACAATGCCATGGGGCTTGTTACCATGGCCGCAAGACCACAAGAAAGTACAGTTACCACCAATCTCAATATCCATTTCATGTCACAAATTAAGAAGCAACACATAACGGTTTATGCAGATATCATTCACGAATCCAAGACCATGTTAACCACACAAGGAAGGATTGAAGATGAGCATGGTAAAGTATGTACGATCGGAACAGGATCGTTTCGAGTGATTAAGTAA
- a CDS encoding AMP-binding protein, which yields MVEKLWLNQYPKEVLPSYDYPKQNLAQFLLDAAAKYPEHTALYFLGRKISYEELLEETYQFAHALQELGIKKGDRVAIMLPNCPQSVIAYYGSLLIGAIVVQTNPTYMERELNHQLNDAGVKLLIGLDLLFKRISKVVPKTKVEKVIYTSIKDYLPFPKNVLYPLKARKEGNSLHVDYSEHVLSFKSVLHGASKAPIQVEVDAEHDLALLQYTGGTTGLSKGVMLTHYNLVANTIQTRSWSYKSEEAKENYLAALPFFHVFGMTVLMNQSMLLAGTLIMLPKFDADEAVKLISKKRPSTFPGAPTMYIALINHPKIRDYDLSSIEICISGAAPLPGEVQEVFEEITGGKLIEGYGLTEASPVTHANNIWEKRKLGSIGIPFPDTDAKVVDSETGEELELGEVGELIVKGPQIMRGYWNQPVETSKAIRDGWLYTGDMAVMDDEGFFYIMDRKKDLIIAGGFNIYPREVEEVLFDHPTVMDVVVAGIPDPYRGETVKAYVVLKSGAQTTEQELEAFCRERLASFKVPRSYEFRDSLPKTLVGKTLRRLVVEEEKKKLETTSNE from the coding sequence ATGGTAGAAAAATTATGGTTAAATCAGTACCCCAAGGAAGTTTTGCCGTCTTATGACTATCCGAAGCAAAACTTGGCACAATTTTTATTAGACGCTGCGGCGAAGTATCCGGAACATACAGCATTGTATTTCCTTGGTAGAAAAATTAGTTATGAAGAACTGCTAGAAGAGACGTATCAATTTGCACATGCGTTGCAGGAGCTAGGAATTAAAAAGGGCGATCGGGTAGCGATTATGCTCCCGAATTGCCCGCAATCGGTCATTGCTTACTACGGTTCACTCTTAATTGGAGCGATTGTCGTACAAACCAATCCTACGTACATGGAACGAGAGCTTAACCATCAGCTCAATGACGCAGGTGTAAAACTGTTAATAGGATTAGACCTTTTATTCAAAAGGATTTCAAAGGTAGTACCAAAAACAAAAGTGGAAAAGGTTATTTATACGTCAATAAAAGACTATTTGCCTTTTCCAAAAAATGTACTTTATCCTTTAAAAGCGAGAAAGGAAGGAAATTCCTTACATGTAGACTATTCGGAACATGTCCTATCCTTTAAGAGTGTGCTTCATGGTGCATCTAAAGCCCCGATTCAAGTAGAGGTGGATGCTGAACATGACTTGGCTCTGCTCCAATATACTGGAGGAACCACAGGATTGTCTAAAGGTGTTATGCTTACCCACTACAATCTTGTGGCAAATACGATTCAAACTAGATCCTGGAGCTATAAAAGCGAGGAAGCAAAAGAAAATTATTTAGCAGCTTTACCTTTCTTCCATGTGTTCGGCATGACCGTATTGATGAACCAGTCTATGCTGTTAGCTGGTACCTTGATTATGTTGCCGAAATTCGATGCGGATGAGGCAGTGAAGCTCATTAGTAAAAAAAGACCAAGTACATTTCCAGGTGCACCAACGATGTATATCGCTCTGATTAATCATCCGAAGATACGAGACTATGATTTATCTTCGATCGAGATTTGTATTAGTGGAGCAGCGCCACTACCTGGAGAAGTACAAGAGGTATTTGAAGAGATTACAGGTGGTAAGCTGATCGAAGGATACGGACTTACAGAGGCATCGCCTGTGACACACGCAAATAATATTTGGGAAAAGCGTAAACTGGGATCTATTGGAATTCCATTTCCCGACACAGATGCCAAGGTAGTAGATTCGGAGACAGGAGAAGAACTAGAACTAGGGGAAGTTGGCGAATTAATTGTAAAAGGGCCTCAAATAATGAGAGGGTATTGGAACCAACCCGTAGAAACGAGTAAAGCAATCCGAGATGGATGGTTATATACAGGAGATATGGCGGTCATGGATGATGAAGGATTCTTTTATATTATGGATCGTAAAAAGGACCTTATCATCGCTGGAGGATTCAATATTTATCCGCGTGAGGTAGAGGAAGTTTTGTTTGACCATCCAACCGTCATGGATGTCGTTGTTGCCGGTATTCCAGATCCGTATCGTGGTGAAACGGTAAAAGCATATGTCGTATTAAAAAGTGGAGCACAGACGACAGAACAGGAATTGGAAGCCTTCTGTCGAGAGCGACTAGCATCATTTAAAGTTCCAAGGAGCTATGAGTTTAGAGATAGTCTTCCAAAAACGTTAGTTGGAAAAACGTTACGACGACTTGTTGTAGAAGAAGAGAAGAAAAAACTAGAAACGACGAGTAACGAATAA